From Enterococcus wangshanyuanii, the proteins below share one genomic window:
- a CDS encoding biotin transporter BioY, translating to MKTKDITKIAIMMSIIIVLGFFPPIPISLLPVPIVIQNAGFMLSGLLLGKKNGTIATLLFLLLAAIGFPILAGGRGGIAVFLGITAGYLFAYPFATFLIGWLTETFNPNNQKLIYAFVITFLFGAVFIDFCGAVGVSLLSDVSLSKSLVASLAFIPGDTIKAFLTAFIAKRLSRALLKKGE from the coding sequence ATGAAGACAAAAGATATTACGAAAATTGCTATTATGATGAGCATTATTATTGTGTTAGGTTTTTTTCCACCGATTCCAATTAGTTTGTTACCTGTACCGATCGTTATTCAAAATGCTGGATTCATGTTGAGTGGATTACTTTTAGGGAAAAAGAATGGAACGATTGCCACGCTGCTCTTTTTACTCCTCGCAGCAATTGGATTTCCGATTTTGGCAGGCGGACGTGGGGGGATCGCTGTATTTTTAGGTATTACGGCAGGGTATCTTTTTGCCTATCCTTTCGCGACTTTTTTGATTGGCTGGCTAACGGAAACATTTAATCCCAATAATCAAAAGCTGATATATGCATTTGTAATTACCTTTCTCTTTGGTGCAGTTTTCATTGATTTTTGTGGGGCTGTCGGCGTAAGTCTATTATCGGATGTTTCTCTTTCAAAAAGTTTAGTTGCAAGTCTGGCATTTATCCCAGGTGATACAATCAAGGCTTTTCTAACTGCTTTTATTGCTAAGAGGCTTTCAAGAGCACTTCTAAAAAAAGGAGAATAA
- a CDS encoding CHY zinc finger protein, with product MKVISGLSVDEQGRCIHYASEYDVVANQCYECRTYYACYRCHDELETHVFKAWPVSKDPQVKVILCGVCSNEMNHYQYKKNGTCPHCNQRFNSKCINHEEIYFC from the coding sequence ATGAAGGTGATCAGTGGTCTCAGTGTTGATGAACAGGGCAGATGTATTCATTATGCTTCTGAGTATGATGTCGTTGCTAATCAGTGTTACGAGTGTCGGACATATTATGCATGTTATCGTTGTCACGATGAGTTGGAAACGCACGTATTCAAGGCCTGGCCAGTCAGTAAAGATCCTCAGGTCAAAGTGATTCTTTGCGGAGTCTGCTCTAATGAAATGAATCATTATCAATATAAAAAGAACGGTACCTGTCCACATTGTAATCAGCGATTCAATTCCAAATGTATAAATCATGAAGAGATTTATTTTTGCTAA
- a CDS encoding helix-turn-helix transcriptional regulator: MLHLNKELTLLLVVSGQIELILLDQYIVLKKGEIYLLNKNEVMSIFSSTNNQVISVELNLTPEKWMHCQFKQSRPLTISNEKIYQEIIRCVLYKENPQRLMKLLLRNQIVFIENALRDDSSSFKDFSEILEYIHKNYTEECCLEKLTEYFMLDKYTLFQKFRKNTGLTMQIYLREVRLFYSVCLLKETNTKIMDIALDTGFSSLRAFNKSFKEKFGLPPLSFRKQHKLCQKNREREGDFEQIEQFLKRKAIKIPERVKKM; the protein is encoded by the coding sequence ATGCTGCATTTAAATAAGGAGTTAACACTGCTATTGGTTGTTTCAGGACAGATTGAGCTAATTTTATTAGATCAGTATATTGTACTGAAAAAAGGAGAAATCTATCTTTTAAATAAAAACGAAGTGATGAGTATTTTTTCAAGCACCAACAATCAGGTAATCAGTGTAGAGTTGAATCTTACCCCGGAAAAGTGGATGCATTGTCAGTTTAAACAATCCAGACCGTTAACAATTTCTAATGAAAAAATATATCAAGAAATTATAAGATGTGTACTTTATAAAGAAAATCCCCAGCGTTTGATGAAGCTCTTGTTGAGAAATCAGATTGTATTTATTGAGAACGCTTTGAGAGATGATAGTAGCTCTTTCAAGGATTTTTCTGAGATTTTGGAGTACATCCATAAAAACTATACGGAGGAATGCTGCTTAGAAAAATTGACTGAATATTTCATGTTGGATAAATATACTCTTTTTCAAAAATTTAGAAAGAATACAGGTTTAACTATGCAAATCTATTTACGGGAAGTCAGACTCTTTTATAGTGTTTGTCTTCTAAAGGAGACAAATACCAAAATCATGGATATTGCTTTGGATACAGGATTTTCTAGCCTTAGAGCATTTAATAAATCATTTAAGGAGAAATTTGGTTTACCGCCATTGTCATTTAGAAAACAACATAAATTGTGCCAAAAAAATAGAGAAAGAGAAGGTGATTTTGAACAAATTGAACAGTTCTTAAAAAGAAAAGCGATTAAAATACCTGAAAGAGTAAAAAAAATGTGA